GAGAGATATGCCCGATGAGTTCCCGATCGATCTATACCGACGACTGTTTGTTGTTCCTGGAAGAGCTGCGACACAACAACGATCGCGCGTGGTTTGCGGAGAATAAGGAGCGGTATGAAGCTTCGGTCCGCGAGCCGAGCTTGCGGTTGATCGAAGCGATCGGTCCGCGGCTGGAAAAGCTCTCGCCCTTCTTTCCGGCGGTTCCCAAACGCGTTGGCGGTTCGTTGATGCGGATCCACCGCGACACGCGGTTCGCCAAAGACAAGACGCCCTACAAGACGAACGTCGGGATCCATTTTCGCCATGAAGTGGGCAAAGATGTCCACGCCCCTGGCTTCTACGTTCACATCGAGCCGGAGCGATGTTTTGTCGGCGCGGGATGTTGGCGTCCCGCTTCCCCGGCGCTGCTGGCGATTCGTCGCAAGATCGACGACGAACCGACGCGTTGGAAACGGGCTCGCGACGCGAAGGCTTTTCGCGAGAACTATCAGCTGGAAGGAGAGAGTCTGAAGACGGCGCCGCGCGACTTTGCCAAAGACCATCCGATGATCGACGATCTGCGCCGCAAGGACTTCATCGGTTTGAGTCCGTTGGCCGAGAGCGACGTGACGTCACCCGATCTGGTCTCGACGATCATCGCTCGGTTTCGAGCCGCGCGATCGTTGATGCAGTTTCTTTGCGAAAGCGCATGCGTGCCGTTTTAAATATCGGTTGAGCCCACGGTATGAGGCGGGCGGAGCACTGCGTTAGAATCCGCAGTCGAGGACCAGTTCGTAGTTTTCGATCTGCAGCTTCTGTGGCAGTTGCAATTCCACCGGTTGCTGTGGCAGCAGGACCTTGTCTGCGGTTTGGCATTTGGCCGTCGGCGCAAGGACTTTGGCAACGATCCGGTCGGCACCCACGCGCCTCAATTCGAAATGGGCTGGGGCGATCGAAGTCTCGTCTGAATTCGCGATCACGCAGCGCGTGCTCGATTGCTCACTGAGCAAGGCAAACTTCTCCGGTTCATCAGCCTGTTGACGGCCGAAGATGGTGACCAGCTTTTTGCGGTGTTCCAGGAACCGCTCGCCGCTATTTTTCAGAAAGCAGTAGACGGGAAAGTTCTCATCCAACGCGGTTTCAAAAATGTTTCGCAGTGGTTCGCTGGCCGGCAGTCCGGCGAGCATTTTGTCGATCGTCGGTCGATCGCCCCACTGGGATCGGACGATGTACTCGTGTTCGAGAATCGTCACATAGTGTTCCGGGTCGAGTTGAAGAGCGGCCAAGATGTCGGTGTAATATCGCGTATCGCGAGGTTCGTCATCGACGCCCAACCGCCATCGCCACTCCAGATCGATCATGGCAAATTCGACCGCCACATCGCGGCGATAGACCGGGCTGACGGATGAGATCGCATCCCACATGTTCAGCGGCTTGCCCCGGCGCCAGGAGGTTTCGAATTGCTTCCACGCCTCGTTGACTTCCGCTTCGTTCCAGTCGGTCATTCGTTATCTGCCGCTTCAATCTTGGCGAGGGTCTCGCGGATATTGTTGATGTGGCGTTGAACGGTGCGCACCGATATTTTCAGGGCGTCGGCGATAAACGGTTTGGCGTGCCCTTCGAGCTGCATCAGCACGATGGTTTGTAAGATGTCTTTCCCCAGCGCTTGCAACAACTGCTCCAATGTCTCTTGAACGATCAAAGCTTGTTCGGCAACCGGGCCGGTGGGAAGCGCAAAGATCGAACAGAAATTATTGCTCGACGAATCCCCGACCTTTTCAGAGCTGTGGATGTAGCGTCCATCGCGATTGCTGTATTTGATCGATTTCCGCAACGCGATCACGCTCAGCAATCGAAATAGGTCTTGTTGGGTTTTCAGTTGAGCAAAACGGCCTGCTCCCGCACCGCTGACAAAGCTGCGCATGGCGCTGGCCGCGGCCCCTTCGCCATCGCATCCCAATCGCCGCCGCCGCATCCGGCTGTGGGCAAAGGAGACTAGGTAAGGGAAATACTGGTGAAAAACCTGCTCCAAGGCGAGATTGTCGCCACGACGCACGCCTTCGACCAATTCGTCGAGCTCTTGATTGTTGCTGTCGCCTTCACTGTTCATTGCACTCTCGACCTGGTCTTGAATCATCGCCCAAGCGCGGACTCTGCTTCCCGCCAACTCAATTCTGGTCCTTTATCCGATATTTTGTCTAGTGAAATCTAGACAAAATATCGGATCGGATTGCGGTTTAGGGAAGGATGATGTCGGACGCTTCGATGATCATCCCTTGGGTATCGCCCGCAATCGCGGCGCTGCCACCGACGGTATTAGCACGAATCACGCCCGGATCGATCCAATATCCATCGGGGGTCAATTCCATCGTTCCCATGTCGAGATCGAGGTTTCGCCGCACGACTTCGTAGTTGACCC
Above is a genomic segment from Rosistilla ulvae containing:
- a CDS encoding ECF-type sigma factor gives rise to the protein MNSEGDSNNQELDELVEGVRRGDNLALEQVFHQYFPYLVSFAHSRMRRRRLGCDGEGAAASAMRSFVSGAGAGRFAQLKTQQDLFRLLSVIALRKSIKYSNRDGRYIHSSEKVGDSSSNNFCSIFALPTGPVAEQALIVQETLEQLLQALGKDILQTIVLMQLEGHAKPFIADALKISVRTVQRHINNIRETLAKIEAADNE
- a CDS encoding DUF2461 domain-containing protein, translated to MSSRSIYTDDCLLFLEELRHNNDRAWFAENKERYEASVREPSLRLIEAIGPRLEKLSPFFPAVPKRVGGSLMRIHRDTRFAKDKTPYKTNVGIHFRHEVGKDVHAPGFYVHIEPERCFVGAGCWRPASPALLAIRRKIDDEPTRWKRARDAKAFRENYQLEGESLKTAPRDFAKDHPMIDDLRRKDFIGLSPLAESDVTSPDLVSTIIARFRAARSLMQFLCESACVPF